Proteins found in one Deltaproteobacteria bacterium PRO3 genomic segment:
- a CDS encoding MFS transporter — protein sequence MFRGVTRNVYLLGLLSLFNDFSADMVTPLLPAYLATLGLGAGFLGIMEGVANALSHITALLSGWVDDRKHRSKRIAVGGYALCAFVRPLIAIPIPAVILAVRFLDRIGKGIRTAPRDRLLTDSLDKKHWGKAFGIQRALDHTGALLGPPLAALLLGYYGLSYSQLFLIAAVPAVLSILIVPLWIKERQAQEPENRPRLTWKNLPSPLKRYILIIFLVAFSTPSELFLIMKLQSLGLPAYQQPLAWGLLTLCTLLAAFLGGVLADRWSQRRTIAVGWALFSGVFFAFAFNGHLTWSWVLIGIYGFQAGLVEASERAYPASVVPAEIRATAMGWYYFAYGLGLLPASVLFGFLWSHFSPKVAFASYGAMTLLVIPLLALLPTHRDGGEKGRRPYQAALR from the coding sequence ATGTTTCGCGGCGTCACCCGCAACGTCTACCTGCTCGGCCTGCTCAGCCTGTTCAACGACTTCAGCGCGGACATGGTGACGCCGCTCCTGCCGGCCTACCTGGCCACCCTGGGACTGGGCGCGGGTTTTTTGGGGATCATGGAGGGAGTCGCCAACGCCCTCTCCCACATCACCGCCCTGCTCTCCGGCTGGGTGGACGACCGGAAGCACCGCAGCAAGCGCATCGCGGTGGGCGGCTACGCCCTCTGCGCCTTCGTGCGGCCCCTGATCGCGATCCCCATCCCAGCGGTGATCCTTGCGGTGCGCTTCCTCGACCGGATCGGCAAGGGGATCCGCACCGCGCCGCGCGACCGCCTGCTCACCGACTCCCTTGATAAAAAGCACTGGGGCAAGGCCTTCGGGATCCAGCGGGCCCTCGACCACACCGGCGCCCTGCTCGGACCTCCCTTGGCCGCCTTGCTGCTGGGATACTACGGCCTATCCTACTCTCAGCTCTTTCTGATCGCCGCCGTCCCCGCCGTCTTGTCCATCCTGATCGTGCCGCTGTGGATCAAGGAAAGGCAGGCGCAGGAGCCGGAAAATCGGCCTCGCCTGACCTGGAAAAATCTGCCCTCCCCGCTGAAGCGCTACATCCTGATCATCTTCCTGGTGGCCTTCAGCACGCCCAGCGAGCTCTTCCTCATCATGAAGCTGCAGAGCCTGGGCCTACCCGCCTACCAGCAGCCCTTGGCTTGGGGCCTGCTGACGCTCTGCACTCTGCTCGCCGCCTTCCTGGGCGGCGTCCTCGCCGACCGCTGGAGCCAGCGCCGCACGATCGCGGTGGGCTGGGCGCTTTTTTCAGGGGTCTTCTTCGCCTTCGCCTTCAACGGACACCTGACCTGGTCCTGGGTTTTGATCGGGATCTACGGCTTTCAGGCGGGCCTGGTCGAGGCCTCGGAGCGGGCCTATCCCGCCAGCGTGGTGCCCGCCGAGATCCGCGCCACCGCGATGGGCTGGTATTACTTCGCCTACGGATTGGGGCTATTGCCGGCCTCGGTGCTGTTCGGTTTCCTGTGGTCGCATTTTTCGCCGAAGGTCGCCTTCGCCAGCTATGGGGCCATGACCCTCTTGGTCATCCCCCTGCTGGCCCTGCTGCCGACCCACCGCGACGGAGGGGAAAAAGGCCGGCGCCCCTACCAGGCGGCGCTGCGATAA